In Pseudomonas putida, a genomic segment contains:
- the aspA gene encoding aspartate ammonia-lyase, protein MSSAASFRVEKDLLGTLEVPADAYYGIQTLRAANNFRLSGVPLSHYPKLVVALAMVKQAAADANRELGHLSDAKHTAISAACGRLIKGDFHEQFVVDMIQGGAGTSTNMNANEVIANVALEAMGHQKGEYQYLHPNNDVNMAQSTNDAYPTAIRLGLLLGHDALLASLDSLIQAFAAKGKEFDHVLKMGRTQLQDAVPMTLGQEFRAFATTMTEDLQRLRSLAPELLTEINLGGTAIGTGINADPGYQALAVQRLATISGQPLVPAADLIEATSDMGAFVLFSGMLKRTAVKLSKICNDLRLLSSGPRTGINEINLPARQPGSSIMPGKVNPVIPEAVNQVAFAIMGNDLALTVAAEGGQLQLNVMEPLIAYKIFDSIRLLQRAMDMLREHCIVGITANEQRCRELVEHSIGLVTALNPYIGYENATRIARVALETGRGVLELVREEGLLDEAMLNDILRPENMIAPRLVPLKA, encoded by the coding sequence ATGTCCTCCGCTGCATCGTTCCGCGTCGAAAAAGATCTGCTTGGTACCCTTGAAGTTCCTGCCGATGCCTACTACGGCATCCAGACCCTGCGCGCTGCCAACAACTTCCGTCTCTCCGGTGTTCCACTGTCGCACTACCCCAAGCTGGTCGTGGCCCTGGCCATGGTCAAGCAGGCCGCTGCCGACGCCAACCGTGAACTGGGCCACCTGAGCGATGCCAAGCACACCGCCATCAGCGCGGCCTGCGGACGTCTGATCAAGGGCGACTTCCACGAACAGTTCGTGGTGGACATGATCCAGGGCGGTGCTGGTACTTCTACCAACATGAACGCCAACGAAGTCATCGCCAACGTCGCGCTGGAGGCCATGGGCCACCAGAAGGGTGAGTACCAGTACCTGCACCCGAACAACGACGTGAACATGGCGCAGTCGACCAACGATGCCTACCCGACCGCCATCCGCCTGGGCCTGCTGCTGGGCCACGACGCCCTGCTGGCCAGCCTCGACAGCCTGATCCAGGCTTTCGCGGCCAAGGGCAAGGAATTCGACCACGTACTGAAGATGGGCCGCACCCAGCTGCAGGACGCCGTGCCGATGACCCTGGGCCAGGAATTCCGCGCCTTCGCCACCACCATGACCGAAGACCTGCAGCGCCTGCGCTCGCTGGCGCCGGAGCTGCTCACCGAGATCAACCTGGGCGGCACCGCCATCGGTACCGGCATCAACGCCGACCCGGGCTACCAGGCCCTGGCCGTGCAACGCCTGGCCACCATCAGCGGCCAGCCGCTGGTACCGGCCGCCGACCTGATCGAAGCCACCTCCGACATGGGCGCCTTCGTGCTGTTCTCCGGCATGCTCAAGCGTACCGCGGTGAAGCTGTCGAAGATCTGCAACGACCTGCGCCTGCTGTCCAGCGGTCCACGCACCGGCATCAACGAGATCAACCTGCCGGCGCGCCAGCCGGGCAGCTCGATCATGCCAGGCAAGGTCAACCCGGTGATCCCGGAGGCCGTCAACCAGGTGGCCTTCGCCATCATGGGCAACGACCTGGCGCTGACCGTCGCCGCCGAAGGTGGCCAGCTGCAGTTGAACGTGATGGAGCCGCTGATCGCCTACAAGATCTTCGACTCGATCCGCCTGCTCCAGCGCGCCATGGACATGCTGCGCGAGCACTGCATCGTCGGCATCACCGCCAACGAACAGCGCTGCCGTGAGCTGGTCGAGCACTCGATCGGCCTGGTCACCGCGCTGAACCCGTACATCGGCTACGAAAACGCCACCCGTATCGCCCGCGTCGCCCTGGAAACCGGCCGCGGCGTACTGGAACTGGTGCGTGAGGAAGGCCTGCTGGACGAAGCGATGCTCAACGACATCCTGCGTCCGGAAAACATGATCGCTCCACGTCTGGTTCCGCTGAAGGCGTAA
- a CDS encoding AraC family transcriptional regulator, which produces MLHSHLTTLNAVSLILNVFREEGCEAASLLAGSGIGPAELGHADARITTQQELQVCANAVARREDIGLELGRRMHVSCYGMLGYALLSSATLGDALRLALQYPALLGTVFKLRLIDDGQRVWFSASESHEAPALAAFNAEFCLVSLKVICDDLLGRTLPLLGARFEHPRPGYHALYAGAFQCPLRFAAEDNAFAFERRWLDMPLPLADPITHQAMSERCRRLNLEFTGRQAWLGRIRQLLLQQLDSAPGLEGLARQMNCSSRTLRRHLQALGSSYQQLLDELRFERAKQLLADEQIPIYRIAETLGFSETASFRHAFQRWSGVAPSHFRG; this is translated from the coding sequence ATGCTGCACAGCCACCTGACCACCCTCAACGCGGTTTCATTGATTCTCAACGTGTTCCGCGAGGAAGGCTGCGAGGCCGCGTCGCTGCTCGCCGGCAGCGGCATAGGCCCGGCAGAGCTGGGCCATGCCGATGCCCGCATCACCACCCAGCAGGAACTGCAGGTGTGCGCCAACGCCGTGGCCCGGCGCGAGGACATCGGCCTGGAACTGGGCCGGCGCATGCATGTGTCGTGCTATGGCATGCTCGGTTACGCGCTGCTCTCCAGTGCCACTTTGGGTGACGCCTTGCGCTTGGCGCTGCAATATCCGGCACTGCTGGGAACAGTCTTCAAGCTGCGCCTGATCGACGATGGTCAGCGCGTCTGGTTCAGCGCCAGCGAATCTCACGAAGCCCCGGCGCTGGCCGCCTTCAACGCCGAGTTCTGCCTGGTGTCGCTCAAGGTCATCTGCGACGACCTGCTGGGCCGCACCCTGCCGCTGCTCGGCGCACGCTTCGAGCACCCACGCCCGGGCTACCACGCCTTGTACGCCGGGGCCTTCCAATGCCCCCTGCGCTTCGCCGCCGAGGACAACGCCTTCGCCTTCGAACGGCGCTGGCTGGACATGCCGTTACCACTGGCCGACCCGATCACCCACCAGGCCATGAGCGAACGCTGCCGGCGCCTGAACCTGGAGTTCACCGGGCGCCAGGCCTGGCTGGGGCGGATTCGTCAGTTGTTGCTGCAGCAACTGGATTCGGCACCGGGTCTCGAAGGGCTGGCGCGGCAGATGAACTGCTCGTCGCGCACCTTGCGAAGGCATCTGCAGGCGCTGGGCAGCAGTTATCAACAGTTGCTCGATGAGCTGCGCTTTGAGCGGGCCAAGCAGTTGCTGGCCGACGAGCAGATACCGATCTACCGGATTGCCGAGACGCTGGGGTTCAGCGAGACGGCCAGTTTCCGGCATGCGTTTCAGCGTTGGAGTGGGGTGGCACCTAGTCATTTTCGCGGTTGA
- a CDS encoding histone deacetylase family protein, protein MLTIYSDDHRLHHGRCELIDGKLMPCFEMPSRADHVLERVNKRNLGPVEGPTDFGRAPLQRIHGNDYLDFFEGAWARWAALGQEGDLLPFTWPARTLRQVKPTGLHGELGYYSFDAGAPITAGTWQAAYSAAQVALTAQAAIQQGAHAAFALCRPPGHHAAAEVMGGYCYLNNAAIAAQAFLDQGRAKVAILDVDYHHGNGTQDIFYSRNDVFFASIHGDPQAEFPFFLGYADETGEGPGEGCNINYPLPAGSDWQAWSAALEDACQRIAAYDADVLVISLGVDTFKDDPISQFKLDSPDYLEMGKRIAQLGKPTLFVMEGGYAVEEIGINAVNVLEGFQHAQPGAR, encoded by the coding sequence ATGCTGACGATCTATTCCGATGATCATCGCCTGCACCACGGCCGCTGCGAGCTGATCGACGGCAAGCTGATGCCCTGCTTCGAAATGCCTTCGCGCGCCGACCACGTGCTCGAGCGGGTCAACAAACGCAACCTCGGCCCGGTCGAGGGCCCGACCGACTTCGGGCGTGCGCCGCTGCAACGCATCCACGGCAACGACTACCTCGACTTCTTCGAAGGCGCCTGGGCGCGCTGGGCGGCCCTGGGCCAGGAAGGCGACCTGCTGCCCTTCACCTGGCCGGCGCGTACCCTGCGCCAGGTCAAGCCGACCGGCCTGCATGGCGAATTGGGCTACTACAGCTTCGATGCCGGCGCCCCAATCACCGCCGGCACCTGGCAGGCCGCCTACAGCGCCGCGCAGGTCGCCCTCACCGCCCAGGCCGCCATCCAACAAGGCGCCCACGCAGCCTTCGCCCTGTGCCGGCCACCGGGGCACCACGCCGCCGCCGAGGTCATGGGCGGCTACTGCTACCTGAACAACGCCGCCATCGCCGCCCAGGCCTTCCTCGACCAGGGCCGCGCCAAAGTGGCGATCCTCGATGTCGACTACCACCATGGCAACGGCACCCAGGACATCTTCTACAGCCGCAACGATGTGTTCTTCGCCTCGATCCACGGCGACCCGCAGGCGGAATTCCCGTTCTTCCTCGGCTATGCCGACGAAACCGGCGAAGGCCCGGGCGAGGGTTGCAACATCAACTATCCGCTGCCCGCCGGCAGCGACTGGCAGGCCTGGAGCGCGGCCCTGGAAGACGCCTGCCAGCGCATCGCCGCTTACGATGCCGACGTGCTGGTGATATCGCTGGGCGTGGACACCTTCAAGGATGACCCGATCTCGCAGTTCAAGCTCGACAGCCCCGACTACCTGGAGATGGGCAAGCGCATCGCCCAGCTCGGCAAACCGACCCTGTTCGTGATGGAAGGCGGCTACGCTGTTGAGGAAATCGGTATCAACGCGGTCAATGTGCTGGAAGGTTTCCAGCATGCCCAGCCAGGAGCCCGGTAA
- a CDS encoding polyamine ABC transporter substrate-binding protein codes for MVRLKRLFAPLIATALVAGALPAQAEQRTLRVYNWFDYITPQTLTGFQADSGVKLIYDIFDTNEALEAKLLTGNSGYDVVVPSNVFLAKQIEAGVFQPLDRSKLPNWQHLDPALMKLIEANDPGNKFAVPYMYGTVLIGFNPDKVKAALGDQAPVDSWDLIFKEENIAKLKQCGVALLDSPSEILPLALQYLGLPPNSDKPADYKKAEELMLKIRPYITYFHSSKYMADIANGDICVAVGYSGSFSQAANRARDAKNGVVVDMRLPKEGAPIWFDMLAIPKNAANPEDAHAFINYLLRPEVIAPISDFVGYPNPNKDATDRVSPAIRNNPNLYPTAEAMTKLYTLKPLARDAERARTRAWTRIKSGT; via the coding sequence ATGGTTCGACTCAAGCGCCTGTTCGCCCCGCTCATCGCCACTGCCTTGGTCGCCGGCGCCCTGCCGGCCCAGGCCGAACAACGTACGTTGCGGGTCTACAACTGGTTCGACTACATCACCCCGCAGACCCTCACCGGCTTCCAGGCCGACAGCGGCGTGAAGCTGATCTACGACATCTTCGACACCAATGAAGCGCTGGAGGCAAAGCTGCTGACCGGCAACTCCGGCTATGACGTGGTGGTGCCGTCCAACGTGTTCCTCGCCAAGCAGATCGAGGCGGGCGTGTTCCAGCCGCTGGACCGCAGCAAGCTGCCCAACTGGCAGCACCTGGACCCGGCCTTGATGAAGTTGATCGAAGCCAACGACCCCGGTAACAAGTTCGCCGTGCCCTACATGTACGGCACGGTGCTGATCGGCTTCAACCCGGACAAGGTCAAGGCGGCGCTCGGCGACCAGGCCCCGGTGGACAGCTGGGATCTGATCTTCAAGGAAGAGAACATTGCCAAGCTCAAGCAATGTGGCGTGGCGCTGCTCGATTCGCCGTCGGAGATCCTGCCACTGGCGTTGCAGTACCTGGGCCTGCCGCCGAACAGCGACAAGCCGGCCGACTACAAGAAGGCCGAGGAACTGATGCTCAAGATCCGGCCGTACATCACCTACTTCCATTCCTCCAAATACATGGCCGACATCGCCAATGGCGATATCTGCGTGGCGGTGGGCTACAGCGGCAGCTTCTCGCAGGCCGCCAACCGTGCGCGCGATGCCAAGAACGGCGTGGTGGTGGACATGCGGTTGCCCAAGGAAGGTGCGCCGATCTGGTTCGACATGCTGGCGATTCCGAAGAACGCGGCCAACCCGGAGGATGCCCATGCGTTCATCAACTATCTGCTGCGACCGGAGGTGATCGCGCCGATCAGTGATTTCGTCGGTTATCCAAACCCGAACAAGGACGCCACCGACAGGGTCAGCCCGGCGATTCGCAACAACCCGAACCTGTACCCGACGGCCGAGGCGATGACCAAGCTGTATACCCTCAAGCCATTGGCGCGAGATGCCGAGCGGGCGCGGACCCGGGCCTGGACGCGGATCAAGTCCGGGACCTGA
- a CDS encoding PLP-dependent aminotransferase family protein → MSERPLVLPFDPAGIVLDRRRRLSQQLYQALRARVLDGRLSSGTRLPATRELANMLGLSRNSVVRAYDQLYAEGYIESRVGDGTYVSRLPKLSTQLSTGLSLGLSTGLSTFEQENTGDLSSGARTSEPLRRLKKHHLAPPKSGAPRAFRVGIPAFDLFPFDVWAKLQAGFWRNPDPAQLGYGDPAGEPVLRELIAAYLRRSRGLSCVAEQIVITSGAQQAISLCAQLLLQPGDAVAVENPGYRAAGHAFAVAGAKVVGVAVDHDGMDCSRLAQVADCRLAYVTPAHQYPTGVTMSLARRLELLAWAERGDGWIIEDDYDGEYRYSGAPLSPLAALDRGGRVLYVGTFGKIAFPALRLGYLVLPPRLVEAFSQGRALAVRHSEVGSQCVMAEFMAQGHFQRHIRRMRKAALSRRNVLKAGWPFDVAGLGPMPEVAAGLHVKVDVDNFAREQELVARAEEVGVEMSPLSGYWLPDSEVPVDKRAGLVLGFAAVPEGEIAEALMRLRKAWRR, encoded by the coding sequence ATGAGCGAACGCCCCCTCGTATTGCCATTCGACCCTGCCGGGATCGTTCTCGACCGCCGACGCCGCCTCAGCCAGCAGCTTTACCAGGCCTTGCGAGCGCGGGTTCTGGATGGGCGCTTGAGCAGTGGGACGCGACTGCCGGCGACCCGTGAACTGGCGAACATGCTGGGGTTGTCGCGCAACAGCGTGGTGCGCGCCTATGACCAGTTGTATGCCGAGGGCTACATTGAAAGCCGGGTAGGGGATGGCACCTATGTGAGTCGCCTGCCAAAACTATCCACACAACTGTCCACAGGGTTATCCCTGGGGTTATCAACAGGTTTATCCACATTTGAGCAAGAAAATACTGGTGATTTGTCCAGCGGCGCACGTACTAGCGAGCCGCTGCGGCGGCTGAAAAAACACCATTTGGCGCCTCCAAAAAGCGGGGCCCCCCGCGCTTTTCGTGTCGGAATTCCGGCGTTCGATCTGTTCCCGTTCGACGTCTGGGCCAAGCTGCAGGCGGGTTTCTGGCGCAATCCCGATCCTGCGCAACTCGGTTACGGCGATCCGGCGGGTGAGCCGGTATTGCGTGAACTGATCGCCGCTTATTTGCGTCGTTCGCGGGGCTTGTCGTGCGTGGCTGAACAAATTGTGATCACCAGTGGCGCGCAGCAGGCAATCAGCCTTTGTGCACAGTTGCTGTTGCAGCCTGGTGACGCGGTGGCTGTGGAAAACCCGGGTTACCGAGCCGCCGGCCACGCCTTCGCGGTGGCCGGGGCCAAGGTGGTGGGCGTAGCGGTAGACCACGACGGCATGGATTGCAGCCGCCTGGCGCAGGTGGCCGATTGTCGGCTGGCCTATGTCACGCCGGCGCACCAATACCCCACCGGAGTGACCATGAGCCTGGCGCGGCGCCTGGAGTTGCTGGCCTGGGCCGAGCGCGGCGATGGCTGGATCATCGAGGACGACTACGATGGCGAGTACCGCTATAGCGGTGCGCCGCTGTCACCCCTGGCGGCGTTGGACCGGGGAGGGCGGGTGTTGTACGTCGGTACCTTCGGCAAGATCGCCTTTCCGGCACTGCGCCTGGGCTACCTGGTGCTGCCGCCGCGGCTGGTGGAGGCGTTCAGCCAGGGCAGGGCACTGGCGGTTCGACATTCGGAGGTCGGCAGCCAGTGCGTGATGGCCGAGTTCATGGCCCAGGGGCACTTCCAGCGGCATATCCGCCGCATGCGCAAGGCGGCGTTGAGCCGGCGCAACGTGCTCAAGGCGGGGTGGCCGTTTGACGTGGCGGGTCTTGGACCGATGCCGGAGGTGGCGGCAGGGCTGCACGTGAAGGTGGATGTGGATAACTTTGCACGTGAGCAGGAGCTGGTGGCCAGGGCAGAAGAGGTGGGCGTGGAAATGTCGCCATTGAGTGGATACTGGTTGCCGGACAGCGAGGTGCCTGTGGATAAGCGTGCTGGATTGGTGCTGGGGTTTGCAGCGGTGCCTGAAGGGGAGATTGCCGAGGCGTTGATGCGCTTGCGCAAGGCTTGGCGGCGCTGA
- a CDS encoding FMN-binding negative transcriptional regulator: MYNSKPHQEHDLERLHQHMQGTRLAMLVSHGEHGLLATHLPVLVDTQEGEFGTVYAHLARANRQWQHLERGAEALLVFPGADAYVSPSYYPSKADNPKVVPTWNYLAVHAYGPAEVIHSPESLLEIVSRLTDRHEQGRETPWKVSDAPRDYLDAMLRAIVGVRLPIARLQGARKLSQNRSAEDIAGVRDGLDASPDYLDNQLAAQMRRL; the protein is encoded by the coding sequence ATGTACAACAGCAAACCCCATCAGGAACACGACCTCGAGCGTTTGCACCAGCACATGCAGGGCACCCGCCTGGCCATGCTGGTCAGTCACGGCGAACACGGCCTGCTGGCCACGCACTTGCCCGTGCTGGTGGATACCCAGGAGGGCGAGTTCGGCACCGTCTACGCCCACCTGGCCCGGGCCAATCGCCAATGGCAGCACCTCGAGCGAGGCGCCGAAGCGCTGCTGGTGTTCCCAGGCGCAGACGCCTATGTCAGCCCCAGTTACTACCCAAGCAAGGCCGACAATCCCAAGGTAGTACCCACCTGGAACTATCTGGCGGTACACGCCTATGGCCCAGCGGAAGTTATCCACAGCCCGGAGTCGCTGCTGGAGATCGTCAGCCGCCTGACCGATCGTCATGAACAGGGCCGCGAGACGCCGTGGAAGGTTTCCGACGCTCCCCGCGACTACCTCGACGCAATGCTCCGCGCCATCGTCGGCGTCCGCCTGCCCATTGCCCGCCTGCAAGGTGCGCGAAAACTCAGCCAGAACCGCTCTGCCGAGGATATCGCCGGCGTGCGCGACGGCCTGGACGCCAGCCCCGACTATCTGGATAACCAACTTGCGGCGCAGATGCGCCGACTCTGA
- a CDS encoding GNAT family N-acetyltransferase, which produces MPSVTLRPVTAQDHAAWFGLWQGYLRFYETELADDVSASTWQRLLDPNEPTHSALAWVDGKAVGMVNWIYHRSNWSIENSCYLQDLYVDSTQRGLGIGRQLIEHVYATAKAAGCIKVHWLTHETNATAISLYQQVAERPGFIQFRKGL; this is translated from the coding sequence ATGCCCAGCGTTACCCTGCGCCCCGTCACCGCTCAAGACCACGCCGCCTGGTTCGGCCTATGGCAGGGCTACCTGCGTTTCTATGAAACCGAACTGGCCGATGACGTCAGCGCCAGCACCTGGCAGCGCCTGCTGGACCCGAACGAGCCTACCCATTCGGCCCTGGCCTGGGTCGATGGCAAGGCAGTCGGCATGGTCAACTGGATCTACCATCGTTCCAACTGGAGCATCGAGAATTCCTGCTACCTGCAGGACCTGTACGTGGACAGCACGCAGCGCGGCCTGGGCATCGGTCGCCAGCTGATCGAACATGTGTACGCCACGGCCAAGGCTGCCGGCTGCATCAAGGTGCACTGGCTGACCCACGAAACCAATGCCACCGCCATCAGCCTGTACCAGCAGGTTGCCGAGCGCCCTGGCTTCATTCAATTCCGCAAAGGGTTGTAG
- a CDS encoding GNAT family N-acetyltransferase gives MTDALHWKPATPPLAQTLEGRFIRLEKLDPTGHGDDLWQVLQGPGSDPRLWDYLPYGPFAERSTFDRWLEGNAASRDPLFYTVIDRANGQAQGILSLLSIVPEQGRIEIGHIAFGAIMQRTPKGTEAIYLLGKLGFELGNRRLEWKCNNDNARSKRAAERFGFVYEGVFRKHMVVKDHNRDTAWYSITDEEWPQVAAGFERWLSEENQRPGGQIDKLEHCRAQH, from the coding sequence ATGACTGACGCATTGCACTGGAAGCCCGCTACGCCACCACTGGCGCAAACCCTTGAAGGCCGTTTCATACGCCTGGAAAAACTCGACCCTACAGGCCATGGCGATGACCTCTGGCAGGTACTTCAGGGTCCAGGCAGCGACCCGCGCCTGTGGGACTACCTGCCCTACGGCCCGTTTGCCGAGCGCAGTACGTTCGACCGTTGGCTGGAGGGCAACGCCGCCAGCCGCGACCCGCTGTTCTATACCGTCATCGACCGTGCCAACGGCCAGGCCCAGGGCATCCTCAGCCTGCTGTCGATCGTGCCCGAACAGGGCCGCATCGAAATCGGCCACATCGCCTTTGGCGCCATCATGCAGCGCACGCCCAAGGGCACAGAAGCGATCTACCTGCTCGGCAAGTTGGGCTTCGAACTGGGCAACCGACGCCTGGAATGGAAGTGCAACAACGACAACGCCCGCTCCAAGCGTGCGGCCGAGCGCTTCGGCTTCGTCTACGAGGGCGTGTTCCGCAAGCACATGGTGGTCAAGGACCATAACCGAGATACGGCCTGGTACTCGATTACCGATGAGGAGTGGCCACAGGTGGCAGCAGGGTTCGAGCGGTGGTTGAGTGAGGAGAACCAGCGGCCTGGGGGGCAAATCGACAAATTGGAACACTGCCGAGCCCAGCACTGA
- a CDS encoding helix-turn-helix domain-containing protein, translating into MSLTPEQRAQIIDDVQQAIAQGTCELGAAVRHLRVTVANLQQAQFARMCKVSLRTLIQIEQGEGNPTLKSLNAVFRPFGLQMGVVRRQRQVI; encoded by the coding sequence ATGAGTCTGACCCCGGAACAACGTGCCCAGATCATTGATGACGTACAGCAGGCCATTGCTCAAGGCACCTGCGAACTGGGCGCGGCCGTGCGGCATTTGCGGGTGACCGTTGCGAACCTGCAGCAGGCCCAGTTCGCGCGTATGTGCAAAGTGTCTTTGCGTACGCTCATCCAGATCGAGCAGGGTGAAGGTAATCCGACACTCAAGTCGTTGAACGCAGTATTTCGCCCTTTTGGCCTGCAAATGGGTGTAGTGAGGCGCCAGCGTCAGGTGATTTGA
- the oadA gene encoding sodium-extruding oxaloacetate decarboxylase subunit alpha has translation MSKKIHVTDTILRDAHQSLLATRMRTEDMLPICDKLDKVGYWSLEVWGGATFDACVRFLKEDPWERLRKLRAALPNTRLQMLLRGQNLLGYRHYSDDVVKAFVAKAAVNGIDVFRIFDAMNDVRNLRVAIEAVKAAGKHAQGTIAYTTSPVHTIDAFVKQAKQMEAMGCDSVAIKDMAGLLTPYATGELVKALKAEQSLPVFIHSHDTAGLAAMCQLKAVENGADHIDTAISSFAWGTSHPGTESMVAALKGSEFDTGLDLELLQEIGLYFYAVRKKYHQFESEFTAVDTRVQVNQVPGGMISNLANQLKEQGALNRMNEVLAEIPRVREDLGFPPLVTPTSQIVGTQAFFNVLAGERYKTITNEVKLYLQGGYGKAPGVVNEQLRRQAIGSEDVIDVRPADLLKPEMAKLRADIGALARCEEDVLTFAMFPDIGRKFLEEREAGTLIPEALLPIPEAGAVAAPGGEGVPTEFVIDVHGETYRVDITGVGVKAEGKRHFYLSIDGMPEEVVFEPLNEFVGGGGSKRKQASAPGHVSTTMPGNIVDVLVKEGDMVKAGQAVLITEAMKMETEVQAAIAGKVVAIHVAKGDRVTPGEILIEIEG, from the coding sequence ATGTCCAAGAAAATCCACGTAACCGACACGATCCTGCGCGACGCCCACCAGTCCCTGCTGGCCACCCGCATGCGTACCGAAGACATGCTGCCGATCTGCGACAAGCTCGACAAGGTCGGCTACTGGTCGCTGGAAGTCTGGGGCGGCGCCACCTTCGACGCCTGCGTGCGCTTCCTCAAGGAAGACCCATGGGAGCGCCTGCGCAAGCTGCGTGCCGCGCTGCCCAACACCCGCCTGCAGATGCTCCTGCGCGGCCAGAACCTGCTGGGCTACCGCCACTACAGCGACGACGTGGTCAAGGCCTTCGTGGCCAAGGCTGCGGTCAACGGCATCGACGTGTTCCGCATCTTCGACGCCATGAACGACGTGCGTAACCTGCGCGTGGCCATCGAAGCGGTGAAGGCCGCCGGCAAGCACGCCCAGGGCACCATCGCCTACACCACCAGCCCGGTCCACACCATCGACGCCTTCGTCAAACAGGCCAAGCAGATGGAAGCCATGGGTTGCGACTCGGTGGCGATCAAGGACATGGCCGGCCTGCTGACCCCATACGCGACCGGCGAGCTGGTCAAGGCGCTGAAGGCCGAGCAGTCGCTGCCGGTGTTCATCCACTCCCACGACACCGCTGGCCTGGCCGCGATGTGTCAGCTCAAGGCTGTGGAAAACGGTGCCGACCACATCGACACCGCCATCTCCAGCTTCGCCTGGGGCACCAGCCACCCGGGCACCGAGTCGATGGTCGCCGCGCTCAAGGGTAGCGAGTTCGACACCGGCCTGGACTTGGAGCTGCTGCAGGAAATCGGCCTGTACTTCTACGCCGTGCGCAAGAAGTACCACCAGTTCGAGAGCGAGTTCACCGCCGTGGATACCCGCGTGCAGGTCAACCAGGTACCGGGTGGGATGATTTCCAACCTGGCCAACCAGCTCAAGGAGCAGGGCGCGCTCAACCGCATGAACGAAGTGCTGGCGGAGATCCCGCGGGTGCGTGAAGACCTCGGCTTCCCGCCGCTGGTGACGCCGACTTCGCAGATCGTCGGTACCCAGGCGTTCTTCAACGTGCTCGCCGGCGAGCGCTACAAGACCATCACCAACGAGGTGAAGCTGTACCTGCAGGGTGGCTACGGCAAGGCTCCGGGCGTGGTCAACGAGCAACTGCGCCGCCAGGCGATCGGCAGCGAAGACGTCATCGACGTGCGCCCGGCCGACCTGCTCAAACCAGAGATGGCCAAGCTGCGTGCCGACATCGGTGCCCTGGCCCGTTGCGAAGAAGACGTGCTGACCTTCGCCATGTTCCCGGACATCGGCCGCAAGTTCCTCGAAGAGCGTGAAGCCGGCACCCTCATCCCCGAAGCCCTGCTGCCGATCCCGGAAGCCGGCGCTGTTGCCGCCCCAGGCGGTGAAGGCGTACCGACCGAGTTCGTCATCGACGTGCACGGCGAGACCTACCGCGTCGACATCACCGGCGTGGGCGTGAAGGCCGAAGGCAAGCGTCACTTCTACCTGTCGATCGACGGCATGCCGGAAGAAGTGGTGTTCGAGCCGCTCAACGAGTTCGTCGGCGGTGGCGGCAGCAAGCGCAAGCAGGCCAGTGCCCCCGGCCACGTCAGCACCACCATGCCTGGCAACATCGTCGATGTGCTGGTCAAGGAAGGCGACATGGTCAAGGCCGGCCAGGCCGTACTGATCACCGAAGCCATGAAGATGGAGACCGAAGTCCAGGCGGCCATCGCCGGCAAGGTCGTGGCCATTCACGTAGCCAAGGGCGATCGCGTGACGCCGGGTGAGATCCTGATCGAGATCGAGGGCTGA